TTTTACGGTTTCGATGCGATTTCGACCGCGGCGGAAGAAACCAAGCGCCCGGCGCGCGATCTGCCGATTGCCATCATCGGGTCGATGGCCGTTTGCACGCTCATCTATATGCTCGTCGCCGCTACGGCGGTTGGCGCCACCCCCTTCAAGACGTTCGCCGACAGTCCCGAACCACTCGCGCTCATCCTGCGCTCGATCGGGCAGGGGGGTATAGCCCAGATCGTGGCGACGACCGCCGTGGTCGCGCTTCCGACCGTATTGCTTGCTTTCCTCTATGGGCAAAGCCGCATTTTCCTCGCGATGGCGCGCGACGGCTTCCTCCCGCACCGCCTCGCGCATATTTCGAGGCGCGGTACGCCGACGCGGATCACTTTGTTGACCGCGCTGATCGTTGCGGTCCTCGCCGGCCTGCTGCCGATCGGCAAGGTCGCCGCGCTCGCCAATGCCGGCACGCTGATCGCCTTCATGGCGGTCGGGATCTGCCTGCTCGTCCTTCGCCGCCGCGCGCCCGATATGCCCCGGCCATTTCGCGTTCGCGCGGCCTGGTTCGTCGGGCTCGGGACGGTCGGCGGTTGCCTTTACCTGTTCCTGAGCCTGCCGGTCGAAACCCTCTTGTGGTGCCTGATCTGGAACCTGATCGGCCTCGGCCTCTATGCGGTCTATGGGCAGCGCCAGAGCCGATTGGCGCAGACGGGCGTCGAGGGCTGAGCCCTTTACCGTAGCATAGTATCAGCCAGCTCGAATTTCATGTCCCGATATAATCGGGCTGGCGAATTCGAAATTCGAATGACATCGATAACAATAGCGACTATGCGTTGCCTCCACGGGAGAGGTATATGGATGCAAGACATGGCGATCTGGCGGCCAAAGTCGGCGGCTCCGGCCGGCATGAAGGCGATTCCGGCAGGCTGGGACTCGGCGTTTCGGGCCTCTATCTGGCCCTCTATATCCACTATGGCTTTTTCGCTTTTCTGCCGCTTTGGCTGAAGGCGACGGGGGCGTCGCCCGAGGAAATCGGCATATTGCTGGCGATCCCGCTGGTCCTGCGCTTGTTGACCGTCGCGCCCTTTTCGGCCTTTGTCGGCCGGCGCGGCTGGGTGCGCAATGCCATCGCCTACACCTCGCTGGCGTCGGCGGCGATCGTGTTGTTGCTGCTCGGCGAGCCCGACCATGCCGGGCGGATCGTAATCGTCATCCTCTTCTCGATCGTCTGGGATCAGATCCCGGTGCTGACCGATGCCTATGCGGTGATGGCGGTGCGCAGCCGGTCGCTCGATTTCGGGCGATTGCGCGTCTGGGGATCGATCGCGGTCGTCGCGTCGAACGCCGCAGCGGGATGGGCGATCGGGATCGCCGGGATCAAGATGTTGCCGCTGATGATCGCGGTACTGCTGATCGCACCGGCGATGGTCGCGTTCCTGTTGCCCACGGATCGCAAGCTTTCTGCCGTCGACGATGCAGCTGGCGGACGGTGGCGCGACCTGATCGGCGACCGCGGCCTGATCCTCGCGATGGTCGCGGCCTCACTGATCATGGGAAGCCACGGCGTGCTGACCAGCTTCGGGGCGATCCAGTGGGAGTCGCAAGGGATTTCGACGACGACGATCGGCCTGTTGCAGGCACTGGCGGTCGCGGCGGAGATCGGCGCTTTCTGGTTCGGTGCGAAGCTGCTCGGCAATCGCGATCCGCGCCTGTTGATCGTCGCGGGCGCGATCGCGGGGGCGCTGCGCTGGGCGATCATGGCGGCCAGCCCCGGGCTTCCGCTGCTCGTTTTCGGCCAGCTGCTCAACGGGATCACCGCGACCGGTACGATCCTTGGCATCATGCTCGTGATCGCGCAGCGCGTGCCGACGCATCTCAGCGCGACCGCGCAGGGGATGAACGCGGTGCTGCTGGGACTGGTGCTGGCCGTCGCAACGGCGGGGTCGGGGCTTTTGTGGTCCTATGGTCTGGCCGTCGCCTATCTCGCGATGTCGGTGCTCGCGCTGCTCGGCGCGCTTTGCGCATGGCCGCGCGGGGCCGGTTTCGGGAAACATGATTCAACGGACATGCTGTCCACCTCGGGAGCCGAAGGATGATCCGCCAGACAATGCTTATTTTCGCTGCGCTGCTCGCGGCGGCGACCCCGACACTCGCGCAGGAGGCATCGAAGGTGCAGAATATGCAGGACTGGCCGCTTCCCGAAACGGTGAGCCCCGAAGGGCGCACTGCCGTGGCGGCGATGGCGGCGCAAAAAATGCCCGACCCGCTGCCGCCCGTCGAGGAAATCCGCAAATTCGCGGACATGATGCAGGCGACACTCGGCGCGCAGCTAGAAAAGCGTCATGCGGTGCGCATCGAGAATTCGACGATCGCCGGCGTTCCGGTGCGCATCGTCTACCCCAAGGGCGTGACCGGCCTCGGCGATGGGCCGGTGCTGCTCAACCTTCACGGCGGTGGCTTCGCGGTCGATTCGGGGTCGCTGACCGAAACCATCCCCGTC
This genomic window from Sphingopyxis sp. YR583 contains:
- a CDS encoding amino acid permease, producing MSNWTRRKPLLPSGERSADALPPSLSWPQLMAMGVGAIIGTGILTLIGVGVDRAGPAVLISFAIAGAVCACAALAYAELSAMMPAAGSAYSYSYAGLGEVFAWVVGWSLILEYSLVVSTVAVGWSGYASPLLMGIGFPEALTKGPELGGLINLPAVAIIAVVAGLLLLGTRESARINSILVVVKIVTLLLFVGYTLPHFDAANLDPFMPYGYVAHIDGDGVQRGVMAAAAIIFFAFYGFDAISTAAEETKRPARDLPIAIIGSMAVCTLIYMLVAATAVGATPFKTFADSPEPLALILRSIGQGGIAQIVATTAVVALPTVLLAFLYGQSRIFLAMARDGFLPHRLAHISRRGTPTRITLLTALIVAVLAGLLPIGKVAALANAGTLIAFMAVGICLLVLRRRAPDMPRPFRVRAAWFVGLGTVGGCLYLFLSLPVETLLWCLIWNLIGLGLYAVYGQRQSRLAQTGVEG
- a CDS encoding MFS transporter: MDARHGDLAAKVGGSGRHEGDSGRLGLGVSGLYLALYIHYGFFAFLPLWLKATGASPEEIGILLAIPLVLRLLTVAPFSAFVGRRGWVRNAIAYTSLASAAIVLLLLGEPDHAGRIVIVILFSIVWDQIPVLTDAYAVMAVRSRSLDFGRLRVWGSIAVVASNAAAGWAIGIAGIKMLPLMIAVLLIAPAMVAFLLPTDRKLSAVDDAAGGRWRDLIGDRGLILAMVAASLIMGSHGVLTSFGAIQWESQGISTTTIGLLQALAVAAEIGAFWFGAKLLGNRDPRLLIVAGAIAGALRWAIMAASPGLPLLVFGQLLNGITATGTILGIMLVIAQRVPTHLSATAQGMNAVLLGLVLAVATAGSGLLWSYGLAVAYLAMSVLALLGALCAWPRGAGFGKHDSTDMLSTSGAEG